The DNA segment aaatccactcaaatcatctcccccaaatcatctttCTCAAATTCATTAATAAGAGTTGAAAATATCAAAGTAATGATATATCCGATCTGAAGTTTGTGAGATGCACGGCCCAAAGAAATTAAGAGCGCTGTTACTGACGATTACAGTTATCCATTTGATTTGACTATTTACTGTACATAAATTTATTCAATCTTAGAAAAAGTTTGTCCATTTTAATTGTCTTTGTTGGAATATTTAATTGGGGTGGAAGAAAAATGACAAGAAAACCTCTGACTTTCTCTTCACCCTTCCGATGAAATTACCTAACCTCGAAATTAGTTCTTACTTCACATGAAATTTAGCAGCAAAACCACTGCATATTCAACAAGTGTCATTGCTGCCTCCTCAATCATGCTCTTTCAATATTCTTTCTTCTAGGGAAACAAAAACTACAGTGGAAAACCTTCCATTACTCTGATGTGATCAATGGTTTTATTTCTGCAATGGGGCTAACAAATATTAATGCAAACCAAACAACaagataaaaattatcttttatggACAATCAATTACATATAATTgcatacaattttattttctaatttttgaaaaattcaccagcactgaaatattttattacccTTTTCAGGTAATAACttgataaattttgtaaattcatatttttcttaatttaatgtaacattattccttttttttttttctatttagtgTAGTTGTTAAGATTTGTTCAGGAATCTGAAACCATGAGATAAGGAGTTTtcctaatttcttttattcattttttgcGGCAGGTTTTGTTGGCATAACTTGAGTCATAAAGTAAAAACATTAcgtaaaatttttttattgcacACCTAAGTTAAAATTATTGGAATTGAATTCctatagttaaaatattttcttatttatgattaattaaaagcTGTGTCTTTGATTTCTTTATCTTGGATACTAGTATTTGTTTTGAagtggcaagaaaggaaaagaaggccAGACATTTGATCAATGAATTTACCAAATTCTATGAAACCATGTGAAATGATAGTAATTATAGGGTTTCAGTGAAAATTAGAGTAATTCCCTGTGAACAGGCTCAGCCATTGTTAATACACCCACACACATGATCTAGAACTTTCTTCATGCTTCCACGTGTGATGATTCCAACACAACCCAATGAAAGGTAAAATCCAAACATGGCATAGCATATTTCATTAAACCAGCTTTGTAACATAGTTACACATAGCCCAAACACATGACTGCAACGAATTGTGACACTGCCACGTACCCTGTTTTGCATGGTTACACCAAATGTTATGCAGCCACGCCCATTCTCATCACCTATCCCTGTCAtcttcattctctctctctttctctcatgaACACCTCAACCACCCTATATAACTCACCCTTATTCTTCTCTAACAATATCCATTCTCCACAAGCTctcttttgtattattattcatttactACAGTGTAAAATATGAGCACCATTTGTGCAGAGCACAAGTTCCAACTTCAACCCTCTCACCAGCTTCTCTCCCTCAAAAAATCCCTCAGAGACCTTGACATCCCGCCAAGGAAGCTTCTCACACGCCGCTCCGCAGCGGACATGTTTTCCGACGACATCCTCCTGCAAAAGTACCTCCACCACACCAAATCCATGGACTCCGACGACTCTGATGACGTCGGAGACCCTTATTCCTCCGACGAATTCCGCATGTTCGAGTTCAAGGTTCGTCGCTGCACTCGTAGCCGGAGCCATGACTGGACAGACTGCCCTTTTGCACACCCCGGCGAGAAGGCTCGCCGCCGCGACCCTCGCCGGTTTCATTACTCCGGGACGGTGTGTCCGGAGTATCGGCGCGGGCAGTGCAGCAGCGGCGATGCATGTGAGTTCTCTCATGGTGTGTTCGAGTGCTGGTTGCACCCTTCAAGGTATAGAACCGAGGCTTGCAAGGATGGGAAGAATTGCAAGCGAAAAGTTTGCTTTTTCGCTCACACCCCTCGCCAACTGAGGGTTTTGCCTCCCCAAGACagcaacaagaagaaaaagtgcAGCAATATGATGAGTCctcataataatcataataataacaacaataacagTAAccattgttgtttgttttgtcaTTGTTCATCTACCTGTTCACCAACTTCTACCTTGTTTGGCATGTCtcatttttctcctcctttatcaccctcttcctcttcctctgaGCCTGGCCACCGTCATGGTGTGGTGAGCTACAAGGATGTGTTGTCTGAGCTTATGTGCTCCATGGAGGCTTTGAATTTTGGTGAGGCTTCATCTGTGTCTGCTTCCAAGCCTCACACTCTGTCTTGGCTTGATGTCTCTGAGGATCATAAACAGTTCAATGTTCATTCACCAACCATGGCTACTTGTCAAAGCTTTTCCATGAAtagaaatggaagattttttAGGGAAGAAAGTGGTGGGGTTGTTGATGATGTCATTGCCCCAGATCTCGCGTGGGTTAATGACTTGCTGATGTAGGTTATTATTAATACGTCTTGAAGATGATGACAAAAGGTGCATGGTGGGATTTGTGACGAGGATTTACCAAGTGTAAATACATGTCAGAGCAAGCAACATATCCTTGGCTtctattgttgttattattaattattgtttcgAGTACTTTCATTGCTTTCTGAATTTTGTTTAAGGTTGTCAAAATTAGTTCTGTAATTTTTCTGTCCATTGTAACTTGATTTCATCTTTTGTTCTGTTTTTGGATTTTTCGTTGGCTTAATTATCTTAGCACCACTGTGATAATTACGTGCCATGaataatgatttataatttttttgtctgTTGTGTTGTGGTGCCAAAGCAAATTCATCGTATGCTTACACATGTCGAGCATGCAATGTTTACCGTgacaaaatttaagatattcTGGAAAATTTATTGCATGCGGTG comes from the Vigna radiata var. radiata cultivar VC1973A chromosome 2, Vradiata_ver6, whole genome shotgun sequence genome and includes:
- the LOC106755939 gene encoding zinc finger CCCH domain-containing protein 2 gives rise to the protein MSTICAEHKFQLQPSHQLLSLKKSLRDLDIPPRKLLTRRSAADMFSDDILLQKYLHHTKSMDSDDSDDVGDPYSSDEFRMFEFKVRRCTRSRSHDWTDCPFAHPGEKARRRDPRRFHYSGTVCPEYRRGQCSSGDACEFSHGVFECWLHPSRYRTEACKDGKNCKRKVCFFAHTPRQLRVLPPQDSNKKKKCSNMMSPHNNHNNNNNNSNHCCLFCHCSSTCSPTSTLFGMSHFSPPLSPSSSSSEPGHRHGVVSYKDVLSELMCSMEALNFGEASSVSASKPHTLSWLDVSEDHKQFNVHSPTMATCQSFSMNRNGRFFREESGGVVDDVIAPDLAWVNDLLM